In a single window of the Amycolatopsis sp. cg5 genome:
- a CDS encoding chitobiase/beta-hexosaminidase C-terminal domain-containing protein, which produces MSTKIRQRRRAGVVLLIASLLALTGFGGVAAAEADYTQSVASLNATQAQISFTPTTPALYVDVHYLVNGSGQQNVRMVNGSGTWRHTVGSLSTGTVLDYWFTYEKNGPQYDSPHYSYTHGNSASQVATPTFSPPGGSYTSTQSVTISTATAGSTIRYTVDGSTPTASSPQYTGPISVPSSRTINAIGIKAGFTTSAVASASYTIGTSAGCPTQPEVPNFGPNVRIFNPGMSATAIQSQLDADFNQQKDTLTAQFTERRYAHLFKPGTYNGIHDDVGYYTSVAGLGQNPGDVVINGDVTVDAFNESDHGVALQNFWRSTENLAVVPSSGATRWAVAQAAPFRRMDIRGGLNLFPASYGFASGGYTADSKVSGKTASISQQQWYTRDSNYGSWEGGVWNMVFSGTNGAPANTFPNPPETTLGTTPVSRDVPYLYLDGAGKYRVFLPSLRTNASGPSWANGSTPGTSQSMSTFYVVKPGDSASTINTALSQGCNLFFTPGVYHLNQTLNVTKANTTILGIGYPTLVPDNGVNAMQVADVDGVRLKGLLFDAGTTNSQSLLTVGPSGSSAGHSGNPTSLQDVFFRIGGQFAGKATNSLIVNSNDVLIDHIWAWRADHGSGVGWTSNTADTGLIVNGNNVLATGLFVEHYQKYQVIWNGQNGRTIFFQNEIPYDVPNQASWMAPNGRNGYAAYKVGDNVTSHEAWGLGSYCFFDTNPAVNLYHAFEVPNRSGVRFHNLLTVSLNYKGTITHVINDTGAVTPTGTVPVNVVAYP; this is translated from the coding sequence GTGAGTACGAAGATTCGGCAACGTCGCCGAGCCGGTGTGGTCCTGCTGATCGCGTCGCTACTGGCGCTGACGGGTTTCGGTGGCGTCGCCGCCGCTGAAGCCGACTACACCCAAAGCGTCGCGAGCCTCAACGCGACGCAGGCTCAGATCTCGTTCACTCCGACCACGCCCGCGCTCTACGTCGACGTGCACTACCTCGTCAACGGCTCGGGGCAGCAGAACGTCAGGATGGTCAACGGCAGCGGCACGTGGCGGCACACCGTCGGCTCGCTGAGCACCGGAACCGTGCTGGACTACTGGTTCACCTACGAGAAGAACGGCCCGCAGTACGACAGCCCGCACTACTCGTACACCCACGGGAACAGCGCCTCGCAGGTGGCGACCCCGACGTTCAGCCCGCCGGGCGGCAGCTACACCTCTACCCAGTCGGTGACGATTTCGACCGCCACCGCGGGCTCGACCATCCGGTACACGGTGGACGGCTCGACGCCGACGGCCTCGTCTCCCCAGTACACCGGCCCGATCAGCGTCCCGTCGTCGCGGACGATCAACGCGATCGGCATCAAGGCGGGCTTCACCACCTCGGCCGTGGCCAGCGCGAGCTACACGATCGGCACCAGCGCGGGCTGCCCGACGCAGCCCGAGGTCCCGAACTTCGGGCCGAACGTGCGCATCTTCAACCCCGGCATGTCGGCCACCGCGATCCAGTCGCAGCTCGACGCCGACTTCAACCAGCAGAAGGACACGCTGACCGCGCAGTTCACCGAGCGCCGGTACGCGCACCTGTTCAAGCCCGGCACCTACAACGGCATCCACGACGACGTCGGCTACTACACCTCGGTGGCCGGGCTCGGCCAGAACCCTGGCGACGTGGTGATCAACGGTGACGTCACCGTCGACGCCTTCAACGAGTCCGACCACGGTGTGGCGCTGCAGAACTTCTGGCGCTCGACGGAGAACCTGGCGGTCGTGCCCAGCAGCGGCGCCACCCGCTGGGCGGTCGCGCAGGCCGCGCCGTTCCGCAGGATGGACATCCGCGGCGGTCTGAACCTCTTCCCGGCCAGCTACGGCTTCGCCTCCGGCGGCTACACGGCGGACTCGAAGGTCTCCGGCAAGACGGCGTCGATCTCGCAGCAGCAGTGGTACACCCGCGACAGCAACTACGGCAGCTGGGAGGGCGGCGTCTGGAACATGGTCTTCTCGGGCACGAACGGCGCGCCTGCCAACACCTTCCCGAACCCGCCGGAGACCACCCTCGGCACCACGCCGGTCTCGCGCGACGTCCCGTACCTCTACCTCGATGGCGCCGGCAAGTATCGGGTGTTCCTGCCTTCCTTGCGTACCAACGCTTCCGGCCCGTCCTGGGCCAACGGCAGCACCCCCGGCACCTCGCAGTCGATGAGCACGTTCTACGTCGTCAAGCCCGGCGACAGCGCGTCGACCATCAACACGGCGCTGTCCCAGGGCTGCAACCTGTTCTTCACGCCGGGCGTCTACCACCTCAACCAGACGCTCAACGTGACCAAGGCGAACACGACCATCCTCGGCATCGGCTACCCGACACTGGTGCCCGACAACGGCGTCAACGCCATGCAGGTCGCCGACGTCGACGGCGTGCGGCTGAAGGGCCTGCTCTTCGACGCGGGCACGACCAACTCCCAGTCACTGCTCACGGTCGGCCCGTCCGGCTCGTCGGCGGGGCACTCCGGCAACCCGACCTCGTTGCAGGACGTGTTCTTCCGCATCGGCGGGCAGTTCGCGGGCAAGGCGACCAACAGCCTGATCGTCAACAGCAACGACGTGCTCATCGATCACATCTGGGCCTGGCGCGCCGATCACGGCAGTGGCGTCGGCTGGACCTCGAACACGGCCGACACGGGCTTGATCGTCAACGGCAACAACGTGCTCGCGACCGGGCTGTTCGTCGAGCACTACCAGAAGTACCAGGTGATCTGGAACGGCCAGAACGGCCGGACGATCTTCTTCCAGAACGAGATCCCTTACGACGTCCCGAACCAGGCCTCGTGGATGGCCCCGAACGGCCGCAACGGCTACGCGGCCTACAAGGTCGGCGACAACGTGACCTCGCATGAGGCATGGGGCCTGGGCAGTTACTGCTTCTTCGACACCAACCCGGCCGTGAACCTCTACCACGCCTTCGAAGTGCCGAACCGCAGCGGCGTCCGCTTCCACAACCTGCTCACGGTTTCCTTGAACTACAAGGGAACCATCACCCACGTCATCAACGACACCGGCGCTGTGACCCCCACGGGCACAGTCCCGGTCAACGTGGTGGCCTACCCCTAA
- a CDS encoding bifunctional riboflavin kinase/FAD synthetase — MQRWRGLGDLPSGWGRCVVTIGVFDGVHRGHQVLINRTVEVAAERGLPAVVLTFDPHPSEVIRPGSHPAQLTTLRRKAELVEGLGADVFAVLPFTLELSRLSPHEFVHEVLVDRLHAAAVIVGENFTFGNKAAGDVELLRTLGKRFGFTAQGAELQGRSVAESEITFSSTYVRSCIDAGDVQAAAEALGRPHRLEGIVVKGDGRGHDLGYPTANLSTPRFAAVPADGVYSCWFTRSADPSRRLPAAVSVGTNPTFSGRERTVEAFVLDIDEDFYGQHVALDFVAKLRDQVKFSSSDDLVKKIDDDVVRTRQALELGD; from the coding sequence GTGCAGCGTTGGCGTGGTTTGGGAGACCTCCCCAGTGGCTGGGGCCGGTGTGTCGTCACGATCGGGGTCTTCGACGGGGTCCACCGGGGACACCAGGTGCTGATCAACCGCACTGTCGAGGTCGCGGCCGAGCGCGGGCTGCCCGCCGTGGTCCTCACCTTCGACCCGCATCCGTCCGAGGTGATCAGGCCGGGCAGCCACCCGGCGCAGCTGACCACGCTGCGCCGCAAGGCCGAGCTGGTCGAGGGCCTGGGCGCCGACGTGTTCGCGGTGCTGCCGTTCACCTTGGAGCTGTCGAGGCTGAGCCCGCACGAGTTCGTGCACGAGGTGCTCGTCGACCGGCTGCACGCGGCCGCGGTGATCGTCGGCGAGAACTTCACCTTCGGCAACAAGGCCGCCGGTGACGTCGAACTGCTGCGCACGCTCGGCAAGCGCTTCGGGTTCACCGCGCAGGGCGCCGAGCTGCAGGGCCGGTCCGTCGCGGAAAGCGAGATCACCTTCTCGTCGACCTACGTGCGCTCCTGCATCGACGCGGGCGACGTCCAGGCCGCCGCCGAGGCGCTTGGGCGCCCGCACCGGCTCGAAGGCATCGTCGTCAAGGGCGACGGCCGCGGGCACGACCTCGGCTACCCGACGGCGAACCTGTCGACCCCGCGCTTCGCCGCGGTGCCCGCCGACGGCGTCTACAGCTGCTGGTTCACTCGATCGGCTGACCCCAGCCGCAGGCTGCCCGCCGCGGTGTCCGTCGGCACCAACCCGACCTTCTCGGGCCGGGAGCGCACGGTCGAGGCGTTCGTGCTCGACATCGACGAGGACTTCTACGGTCAGCACGTCGCGCTCGACTTCGTGGCGAAGCTGCGTGACCAGGTGAAATTCAGCTCCTCTGACGACCTGGTCAAGAAGATCGACGACGACGTGGTCCGCACACGCCAGGCGCTGGAACTGGGCGATTAG
- a CDS encoding ArsR/SmtB family transcription factor yields MTSHDLLEEPEQLRRALSPLRLRLLTRLRTPASASELAAELEMPRQRLGYHLKQLEEAGLVELVEERRRRGFIERVLRATADSYVVDPDVLGRPPGPVDGDKHAAEHLLDTASATVRDVARMQSAAERDGRRLLTFTLETEVRFEAPADVHRFTEALAGAIADVVAAFDTPDGKPYRLVGAGYPAPFSSAGSKS; encoded by the coding sequence ATGACGTCGCACGACCTGCTCGAAGAGCCGGAGCAACTCCGCCGCGCGCTGTCGCCGTTGCGGCTGCGCCTGCTGACCCGGTTGCGCACCCCGGCGTCGGCATCCGAGCTGGCAGCGGAGCTGGAGATGCCCCGGCAGCGGCTCGGTTATCACCTCAAGCAGCTTGAGGAAGCCGGGCTGGTCGAACTCGTCGAGGAACGCAGGCGCCGCGGCTTCATCGAGCGTGTGTTGCGTGCCACAGCCGATTCCTACGTAGTGGACCCCGACGTGCTCGGCCGCCCGCCGGGTCCGGTCGACGGCGACAAGCACGCCGCGGAGCATCTGCTCGACACCGCGTCCGCGACCGTCCGCGACGTCGCCCGCATGCAGTCCGCCGCCGAGCGCGACGGCCGCCGTCTGCTCACTTTCACGCTGGAGACCGAGGTCCGCTTCGAGGCCCCGGCCGACGTGCACCGTTTCACCGAGGCGCTCGCCGGCGCGATCGCCGACGTCGTCGCCGCGTTCGACACCCCCGACGGCAAGCCGTACCGCCTGGTCGGTGCCGGATATCCCGCACCGTTTTCCTCAGCAGGGAGCAAGTCATGA
- a CDS encoding XRE family transcriptional regulator — translation MEDHKIVQRNIALQREWYGEPLGDRVRRLVVAFDVSQAFLAEVLGISAPMLSQVMSGRRAKIGNPVVLARMIMLERKILVPGVAAGHRDAMQQALEDVRDSRPTVGRDSIPVGAVADDHSVFAALREIAEDEDLNEAAKRLDDDFPALADLLRRAGKQAP, via the coding sequence GTGGAGGACCACAAGATCGTCCAGCGGAACATCGCGTTGCAGCGCGAGTGGTACGGGGAGCCGCTCGGCGACCGCGTGCGCAGGCTGGTGGTCGCCTTCGATGTTTCGCAGGCCTTCCTCGCCGAAGTGCTGGGCATCAGCGCCCCGATGCTGAGTCAGGTGATGAGCGGGCGGCGCGCCAAGATCGGCAACCCGGTCGTGCTCGCCAGGATGATCATGCTGGAGCGCAAGATCCTGGTCCCGGGTGTCGCCGCCGGTCACCGCGACGCGATGCAGCAGGCGCTCGAGGACGTTCGCGACTCGCGGCCGACCGTCGGCCGCGACAGCATCCCGGTCGGCGCCGTCGCCGACGACCACTCGGTGTTCGCCGCGCTGCGCGAGATCGCCGAGGACGAGGACCTGAACGAGGCGGCCAAGCGGCTCGACGACGACTTCCCGGCGCTTGCCGACCTGCTCCGCCGCGCCGGCAAACAAGCACCATGA
- a CDS encoding SgcJ/EcaC family oxidoreductase — translation MTEIKALFDRIYTAWADNDADAFAEVYREDATVTMPGVFHQGKAAVHAHMKAGFAGPLRGSRGIDEPQDTRIIGNTAIVVSKAGILMAGETEVPAERERRATWVLSKEDGQWLVAAYSNTPA, via the coding sequence ATGACCGAGATCAAGGCACTCTTCGACCGGATCTACACCGCTTGGGCCGACAACGACGCCGACGCGTTCGCCGAGGTCTACCGCGAGGACGCGACCGTGACCATGCCCGGCGTGTTCCACCAGGGCAAGGCCGCCGTCCACGCGCACATGAAGGCGGGTTTCGCCGGGCCGCTGCGTGGTTCGCGCGGGATCGACGAGCCGCAGGACACCAGGATTATCGGAAACACGGCCATCGTGGTGAGCAAAGCTGGGATCCTCATGGCAGGCGAGACCGAGGTACCCGCCGAGCGCGAACGGCGCGCCACCTGGGTGTTGTCCAAGGAGGACGGCCAGTGGCTGGTCGCCGCGTACTCGAACACCCCCGCCTAG
- a CDS encoding nitrate/nitrite transporter, translating into MPSTPSGRITVRRAWLIWMTAAAVYLLAVFHRTSFGVAGLQAAERFGVGAAALGMFTVLQVGVYAAMQIPTGVLVDRYGPRKILTAALLTLGLGQILLALAHSYALGLVARGVLGVGDALTFVSVLRLAAAHFPGRQYAIVTALTAAIGYIGNLAATVPLSLLLDGPGWTPTFLVAGIVTVVYSTVVVLRVKDLPEGVTAPAPEPVRPRELGRQVRSVWREPGTRLGFWVHFSTMFAPNVLTMLWGVPFLVQGQGFPTSTASTLLTVFVFGSMAGGPLTGAIIGKHPSLRMPLVGGYLVGATAIWAVLLSWPGQVPLALLVPAFALLALGGPASMIGFALARDYNPLHRVGTATGVVNVGGFVATTVAALGVGVLLELTGGNFRVALLVLVAVLALGSFRMIVWWRRTRAHLFAAQARGEELPVRITRRRWDSGPLAA; encoded by the coding sequence ATGCCGTCTACCCCTTCAGGGAGGATCACCGTGCGCCGGGCCTGGCTCATCTGGATGACCGCCGCCGCCGTCTACCTGCTCGCCGTCTTCCACCGGACCTCGTTCGGTGTCGCCGGGCTGCAGGCCGCCGAACGCTTCGGCGTCGGGGCCGCCGCGCTCGGCATGTTCACCGTGCTGCAGGTCGGTGTCTACGCCGCGATGCAGATCCCGACCGGTGTGCTCGTCGACCGGTACGGCCCGCGCAAGATCCTCACCGCCGCGCTGCTGACGCTCGGGCTCGGCCAGATCCTGCTCGCGCTCGCCCACTCGTACGCGCTCGGCCTCGTCGCCCGCGGCGTGCTCGGCGTCGGCGACGCGCTCACCTTCGTCAGCGTGCTGCGCCTGGCCGCCGCGCACTTCCCCGGCCGCCAGTACGCGATCGTCACCGCGCTCACCGCCGCCATCGGCTACATCGGCAACCTCGCCGCGACCGTCCCGCTGAGCCTGCTGCTCGACGGTCCCGGCTGGACGCCGACGTTCCTCGTCGCGGGCATCGTCACGGTCGTCTACTCGACCGTGGTGGTCCTGCGCGTCAAGGATCTGCCCGAAGGCGTCACCGCGCCGGCGCCAGAACCGGTCCGTCCGCGTGAACTCGGCCGCCAGGTCCGCTCGGTCTGGCGTGAACCGGGCACCCGACTCGGTTTCTGGGTGCATTTCAGCACGATGTTCGCGCCCAACGTGCTCACCATGCTCTGGGGCGTCCCGTTTCTCGTGCAGGGACAAGGCTTCCCGACGTCGACGGCCAGCACCCTGCTGACCGTCTTCGTCTTCGGCTCGATGGCGGGCGGCCCGCTCACCGGCGCGATCATCGGCAAACACCCGTCACTGCGGATGCCGCTGGTCGGCGGCTACCTGGTCGGCGCGACCGCCATCTGGGCCGTGCTGCTGAGCTGGCCCGGTCAGGTCCCGCTCGCGCTGCTGGTGCCCGCGTTCGCGTTGCTCGCGCTCGGCGGCCCCGCCTCGATGATCGGCTTCGCACTCGCCCGCGACTACAACCCGCTGCACCGCGTCGGCACCGCGACCGGCGTCGTCAACGTCGGCGGGTTCGTCGCGACCACGGTCGCCGCGCTCGGCGTCGGTGTCCTGCTGGAACTGACCGGCGGCAACTTCCGCGTCGCGCTGCTGGTGCTCGTCGCCGTGCTCGCGCTCGGCTCGTTCCGGATGATCGTCTGGTGGCGCCGCACGCGTGCCCACCTCTTCGCAGCACAGGCACGCGGCGAAGAGCTCCCGGTCCGGATCACGCGCCGTCGCTGGGACTCCGGACCGCTGGCAGCGTAG
- a CDS encoding GNAT family N-acetyltransferase, with protein MTVELVPAGEADKPVLENLLQFYLYDFSEIRGERLTPHGTFTYHYLDYYFLGDDREAWLITVDGELAGFAFVRGDLAEDWNVGEFFVLRKFRRQGVATEAARLLFTTHPGEWTLSFDHDNAPAVAFWPAIARAVAKGPVEVDDAYAHESGAPSTRLRFHVADL; from the coding sequence ATGACCGTCGAACTGGTGCCCGCGGGCGAGGCCGACAAGCCCGTGCTGGAGAACCTGCTCCAGTTCTATCTGTACGACTTCTCCGAGATCCGCGGTGAGCGGCTCACCCCGCACGGCACCTTCACCTATCACTACCTCGACTACTACTTCCTCGGTGACGACCGCGAGGCCTGGCTCATCACCGTCGACGGCGAACTCGCCGGATTCGCCTTCGTCCGCGGCGACCTCGCCGAAGACTGGAACGTCGGCGAGTTCTTCGTGCTGCGCAAGTTCCGCCGACAAGGGGTGGCGACCGAGGCGGCAAGGCTGCTCTTCACCACTCATCCCGGCGAGTGGACGCTGAGCTTCGACCACGACAACGCACCCGCCGTGGCCTTCTGGCCCGCCATCGCCCGTGCGGTCGCCAAGGGTCCCGTCGAAGTCGACGACGCATACGCCCACGAGTCCGGCGCGCCCAGTACCCGGCTCCGCTTCCACGTCGCCGACCTTTAA
- the truB gene encoding tRNA pseudouridine(55) synthase TruB encodes MSQPKKPRRPAPPPGLVIVDKPAGMTSHDVVARARRFMGTRKVGHAGTLDPMATGVLVLGIERATKLLGHLALDRKTYLATLSLGSSTTTDDAEGEVLTTADPAGVTDEAIAAGIAELTGDIMQAPSAVSAVKIDGKRAYARVRAGEDVVIPPRPVTVYRFDLLATRREEDRIELDAIVECSSGTYVRALARDLGAALGVGGHLLALRRTTVGPFTLAKARTLDQLEEKPELSLDLDSAVAAAFPRRDLDAATAKAVQYGQRIPAAGIDGTYGLFGPDGRVLALASDAEGVAKSVVVLLPA; translated from the coding sequence GTGTCCCAGCCGAAAAAGCCACGCCGTCCCGCCCCGCCGCCCGGTCTCGTCATCGTCGACAAGCCCGCGGGCATGACCTCGCACGATGTCGTCGCCAGGGCGCGGCGGTTCATGGGCACCCGCAAGGTCGGCCACGCCGGCACGCTCGACCCGATGGCCACCGGCGTGCTGGTGCTCGGCATCGAACGCGCGACCAAGCTGCTCGGACACCTCGCGCTCGACCGCAAGACCTACCTCGCGACGCTTTCGCTCGGCTCCTCGACGACCACCGACGACGCCGAGGGCGAGGTGCTCACCACGGCCGACCCGGCCGGGGTCACCGACGAGGCGATCGCCGCCGGGATCGCCGAGCTGACCGGCGACATCATGCAGGCGCCCAGCGCGGTCAGCGCGGTCAAGATCGACGGCAAGCGCGCCTACGCGCGGGTCCGCGCCGGTGAGGACGTCGTGATCCCGCCGCGCCCGGTCACCGTCTACCGGTTCGACCTGCTCGCCACCCGCCGCGAGGAAGATCGCATCGAACTCGACGCGATCGTCGAATGCTCTTCGGGTACCTATGTGCGCGCGCTCGCGCGTGACCTCGGCGCCGCGCTCGGCGTCGGCGGTCACCTGCTCGCGTTGCGGCGCACGACGGTCGGCCCGTTCACCCTCGCCAAGGCGCGCACACTCGATCAGCTCGAGGAGAAGCCCGAGCTCTCCCTTGATCTAGATTCGGCTGTGGCGGCGGCGTTCCCGCGACGCGATCTCGACGCGGCGACCGCCAAAGCCGTCCAATATGGACAGAGGATCCCGGCGGCGGGCATCGACGGGACCTATGGCCTGTTCGGGCCGGACGGACGTGTCCTCGCTCTCGCTTCCGATGCCGAGGGCGTGGCCAAGTCGGTGGTAGTGCTCCTTCCGGCCTAG
- a CDS encoding sigma-70 family RNA polymerase sigma factor, whose translation MVDFATHAEPFRRELVVHCYRMLGSVHEAEDLVQEALLKAWRAWERYDAQRASVRTWLYKIATNACLSALEGRARRPLPAGLGGPSDDPGSPLVPDFEVPWLQPFPDARLDDPASRVVRRGSLRLALVAAMQLLPPKQRAVLILRDVLEFSAAEVASQLDTSVASVNSALQRARAGISGTAESSVSEPEDVSAVIDRYIRSFEAADIDGLVALLTDDAVLEMPPVPLWYSGKADYGRFMARLYDMRGTGWRMVPTSANGQPATIAYCLGDDGRYHLHTLQIFTVTPSGISHNVVFQDLEVFRAFRFRPTLPAVRSPSDGA comes from the coding sequence CTGGTGGACTTCGCGACACACGCCGAGCCGTTCCGGCGCGAGCTGGTGGTGCACTGCTACCGCATGCTCGGGTCGGTGCACGAGGCGGAAGACCTCGTCCAAGAGGCGCTGCTGAAGGCGTGGCGGGCGTGGGAGCGGTACGACGCGCAACGGGCGTCGGTGCGCACGTGGCTGTACAAGATCGCGACCAACGCGTGCCTGTCCGCGTTAGAAGGCCGGGCCAGGCGGCCGTTGCCCGCCGGGCTCGGCGGTCCGTCCGACGATCCGGGCAGCCCGCTCGTGCCCGACTTCGAGGTGCCGTGGCTGCAGCCGTTCCCCGACGCGCGACTCGACGATCCGGCGTCGCGGGTCGTGCGGCGGGGCAGTCTGCGGCTGGCGCTCGTCGCGGCGATGCAGTTGCTGCCGCCGAAGCAGCGCGCGGTGCTGATCCTGCGCGACGTGCTGGAGTTCAGCGCGGCCGAGGTGGCGTCGCAGCTGGACACCTCGGTCGCGTCGGTCAACAGCGCGTTGCAGCGGGCGCGGGCCGGGATCTCGGGCACGGCCGAGTCGTCGGTCTCGGAGCCCGAGGACGTGAGCGCGGTGATCGACCGCTACATCCGGTCGTTCGAGGCGGCCGACATCGACGGGCTCGTCGCGTTGCTGACCGACGACGCCGTCTTGGAGATGCCGCCGGTTCCGCTGTGGTACTCCGGAAAGGCCGACTACGGGCGGTTCATGGCGCGGCTTTACGACATGCGCGGCACCGGCTGGCGGATGGTGCCGACCTCGGCGAACGGGCAGCCGGCGACCATCGCGTACTGCCTGGGCGACGACGGCCGGTATCACCTGCACACCTTGCAGATCTTCACGGTGACGCCGTCCGGCATCTCGCACAACGTGGTGTTCCAAGACCTGGAAGTGTTCCGGGCGTTCCGGTTCCGGCCTACGCTGCCAGCGGTCCGGAGTCCCAGCGACGGCGCGTGA
- a CDS encoding MATE family efflux transporter, with protein sequence MENSTDERVPARKVLGLAVPALGVLAAEPLYVLVDTAVVGHLGALPLAGLALGGVLLSQISGQLTFLSYGTTSRTSRLHGAGRRAEAVGEGVQATWLALVVGVLVLIVGQLLAYPVARGLSGSDEIADAAVSWLRIALFGAPLILVTMAGNGWMRGVQDTARPLRFVLAGNAISAVLCPVLVYGLDWGLEGSAIANVVAQVISASMFLAALVREQVPLRPDFKLMRAQLGLGRDLVLRSLAFQACFISAAAVASRTSTEAVGAHQVVLQLWTFLALVLDSVAIAAQSLIGAALGAGSSRQAKGVATQITRYGLALGCVLLVVFAALTPVLPNVFTSDAAVLAEIPHAWWFFVALQPIAGVVFALDGVLLGAGDAAFLRNATLGSAALGFLPLIWLSLAFDWGLTGIWTGLTLFMLLRLVSLLWRWRSGHWAVVGAVRTN encoded by the coding sequence GTGGAGAACTCGACCGATGAGCGGGTGCCTGCTCGCAAGGTGCTCGGACTCGCCGTACCCGCGCTCGGCGTGCTGGCGGCGGAGCCGCTGTACGTACTGGTGGACACGGCGGTGGTCGGGCATCTCGGCGCGCTGCCGCTGGCGGGGCTGGCGCTCGGTGGCGTGCTGCTTTCCCAGATTTCGGGACAGCTGACCTTCCTGTCCTACGGCACGACTTCGCGCACCTCGCGGCTGCACGGCGCGGGCAGGCGCGCGGAAGCGGTGGGGGAGGGCGTCCAGGCCACGTGGCTCGCGCTCGTGGTCGGCGTGCTCGTGCTCATCGTGGGGCAGCTGCTGGCGTATCCGGTCGCACGTGGGCTCTCCGGCAGCGACGAGATCGCCGACGCGGCCGTGTCGTGGCTGCGGATCGCGTTGTTCGGCGCGCCGCTGATCCTGGTGACCATGGCGGGCAACGGCTGGATGCGCGGCGTACAGGACACCGCCCGTCCGCTGCGTTTCGTGTTGGCTGGCAACGCCATTTCCGCCGTGCTGTGCCCGGTGCTCGTCTACGGGCTGGACTGGGGACTCGAAGGCTCGGCGATCGCGAACGTCGTCGCGCAGGTGATCTCGGCGTCGATGTTCCTCGCCGCGCTGGTGCGAGAGCAGGTTCCGCTGCGGCCCGATTTCAAGCTCATGCGCGCGCAGCTCGGCCTCGGCCGGGACCTCGTGTTGCGGAGCCTCGCTTTCCAGGCGTGCTTCATTTCCGCGGCGGCCGTCGCTTCGCGGACGTCGACGGAAGCCGTTGGCGCACACCAGGTCGTGCTGCAGCTGTGGACGTTTTTGGCGCTGGTGCTCGATTCCGTGGCCATCGCCGCGCAGTCGCTGATCGGCGCGGCGCTCGGCGCGGGCTCCAGCAGGCAGGCCAAAGGCGTCGCCACCCAGATCACCCGGTACGGCCTGGCGCTCGGCTGCGTGCTGCTCGTCGTGTTCGCCGCGCTCACGCCGGTGCTGCCGAACGTGTTCACCTCCGACGCGGCCGTGCTCGCCGAGATCCCGCACGCCTGGTGGTTCTTCGTTGCGCTGCAACCGATCGCGGGCGTCGTGTTCGCGCTCGACGGTGTCCTGCTCGGCGCCGGCGACGCGGCGTTCCTTCGCAACGCGACGCTCGGCAGCGCCGCGCTCGGGTTCCTCCCGTTGATCTGGCTGTCGCTGGCGTTCGACTGGGGGCTGACCGGCATCTGGACGGGGCTCACGCTGTTCATGCTGCTCCGGCTGGTGTCGCTGCTCTGGCGCTGGCGGTCGGGGCACTGGGCGGTCGTCGGGGCGGTCCGGACCAATTGA
- a CDS encoding SDR family oxidoreductase: MTSLRGAHAVITGGSSGIGFATAFMLAQRGASVTLIARDSVRLEAAASSLRDAGAPDVRTAAVDVSDQRAITAALGSLDPCDVLVTAAGQARPGHFLELEDSVFRQMVEVDYFGTLYPIRAVAPSMIERGRGSIVAISSATALLGIYGYTAYSPAKFAVRGLMECLRGELRPHGVHVGCVYPPDVDTPQLAEENEFKPAETAAISGAVKPMTAPAVAAKIVRAIERERFAVYPDRSMALLAGLGPLAAPLVRRVTDRKVREVRRRARRDPR, encoded by the coding sequence ATGACGTCTCTGCGCGGAGCGCACGCGGTGATCACCGGCGGATCCAGTGGCATCGGCTTCGCGACGGCGTTCATGCTCGCCCAGCGCGGCGCCTCGGTGACGTTGATCGCGCGCGACAGTGTCAGGTTGGAAGCGGCTGCTTCGTCCTTGCGCGACGCGGGCGCTCCAGACGTTCGAACGGCCGCGGTGGACGTTTCCGATCAGCGGGCCATCACGGCCGCTTTGGGTTCCTTGGATCCTTGCGATGTCTTGGTGACCGCAGCGGGACAGGCGCGGCCCGGACACTTCTTGGAGCTGGAAGATTCCGTTTTCCGGCAAATGGTCGAAGTCGACTACTTCGGCACGCTCTATCCGATTCGCGCGGTCGCGCCGTCGATGATCGAACGAGGCCGCGGGTCGATCGTGGCGATCTCGTCGGCGACGGCGCTGCTCGGGATTTACGGCTACACCGCGTACAGCCCGGCGAAGTTCGCGGTGCGCGGGCTGATGGAGTGCCTGCGCGGGGAGTTGCGGCCGCACGGCGTGCACGTCGGCTGCGTGTATCCGCCGGACGTCGACACCCCGCAGCTGGCCGAGGAGAACGAGTTCAAGCCCGCGGAGACCGCGGCGATCAGCGGCGCGGTCAAGCCGATGACCGCGCCGGCGGTCGCCGCGAAGATCGTGCGCGCGATCGAGCGTGAGCGTTTCGCCGTCTACCCGGACCGCTCGATGGCCTTGCTGGCCGGGCTCGGCCCGCTCGCCGCGCCGCTCGTGCGCCGGGTGACCGACCGCAAGGTCCGCGAAGTTCGGCGCCGCGCCCGGCGCGACCCGCGATAA